The genomic region AGAAAAGAAATATGAACCAGTGCAAAAACCAAAAATATCTATTAAATACAATATGGATATTTCAACGATTGTTTCACTTTTAAATAATATTTCTCCTTTACTTCAATCTACATTAATACCTGCAGTAAAATCTTACATTACCGATATTTCTAATAAAAAATATGAAAATATTAAAGATGTTAAAAAATTAGATAGTTATAAAGCAATTACAAGAATATACACTTCTCTCTTATTGCTTGCATATCCGCAAACTTATAATAAAGAGTTTGAAAAAACCATTGTATTCTTTAAAGTTAAAGTCAATCTATTTTGGCAAACAGGAACATTTAAAGGTCTTGCTACAGAAGGATTTACATCAACAGCTGTTTACAATATTATTAGAGATTTATTATTTGCAGATACGGAATTAAAAAACAAAATTACAACATTATATAATACCAATGAAAGTGCTAACATAGTAGGATTAAATAGATTTGGACAATATGATGAACATTTCTTTGCCGGAACCCATAAAGATTCAAGATCTGAAGACTTTAAGCAATGAAAGAAACATTCAGACGATTCAATTCTTGCATTTATTTGAAACCACGATAAAAAAGACACTGAATATCATAATGAAGAAAATATTGTATTAATTGCAAAAGCCTTACAATATGGTTATCTATATAAAGATATGGATAAAGACAACGAATAATCAAAAGTGTAAAAAATCTAAGTCCAAACTTAGGTTTTTTATTTTATAAATTTGAAGTTAGGTATCATTTTAATAGGTACTAATTTTTTAAGGAGTAAAAAAATGATTAAATTAGGTAGTCATGTTGCTTTTAAAAAGCCAGATTATTTAGTAGGTTCTATTAAAGAAAGTTTAGCAAATAATGCAAACTGTGCAATGATATATTTAGGTGCTCCCCAAACTGCTGCAAGAGTCAATGTTGATCAATATATGTTAGATGAATATTTTGCAGAATATGCCGGAAAAATTGCACCAAAAGATATTGTGATTCATGCACCTTATATTATTAATATGGCAAGTAAAACTAAATCAGAATTTGCAAGAAATTTCTTAATTTCTGAAATTAATAGAGCCAATCAAATTGGAAGTCAATATATTGTTTTACATCCAGGCTCTGCAACAGATTTAGATAAAAACGAAGCGTTAGACCAATTGATTGAAAATTTAAAATTTGTTTTAAATAGAACAGAAAATTTGATAATTTGTATAGAAACAATGGCTGGAAAAGGCAATGAAATATGTACTAATTTTGAAGACATTATGTATGTAATAAATAATGTTAATTCAAAAAGAATTGCAATATGTTTAGACACATGTCATGTTTGAGATGCAGGTTATAACATTAAAGATTATGATGATTTTAAAAATATATTAATTGAACAAAATGCTTTAAAGCATATAAAAGTTATTCATTTAAATGATTCTGCTAATGCAATGGGTTCTCACAAAGATAGACATGCAAATATTGGAAATGGTTTTATTGGTCTTGAAGTTTTAAAAAAATTCGTTTGAGATAGAGATTTTGATGATCTTCCAATTATTTTAGAAACTCCTTATATTAACAATGTTTTTAGTCCTTATAAAGACGAAATCGCTTTATTGCTTGATAAATAACTTTTAATCTACAAATAAAAAGCTAGTGCATTATAAAACGCTAGCTTTTAAATTATTCAATTTATCAAATTATGTTATTTGTAATCTTCTGGACGGCTTAATACTCTACATCCATCTTTTGTTACTAAAATTGTATCTTCAATTCTAGCACCACCAACATTTTCAACATAAATTCCAGGTTCAACTGTAATAATCATACCTTCTTCTAAGGTTGTAGGAATCGATGAATTTACATAAGGAAGTTCATGAATATCAATTCCAACTCCATGTCCTGTTGAGTGTGTAAAGAATTTACCATAGCCCGCTTTTTCAATATAATCACGGCAAGTTTTATCAACATCAACTGTAGTTACACCAGGTTTAACCATTTCACGACCTAAACGTTGTGCTTCAATAACTGTATCTAAAATTTTTACTAAATCAGGATTTTTAGGTTTGCCAAAGAAAAATGTTCTTGTAATATCTGAAACTCAACCAGCAAATTGTGCACCAAAGTCTATTTTAACAATATCGCCTTCGGTAAGTTTTTTATTTGTTGGGTGATGGTGAGGTTCAGCGGCATTTGCGCCAAAAGCAACAATTGAATCAAATCCTTCTTTTTCTGCTCCAAATACTTTCATTAAATAACCTAATTTATTTGATACTTCAAGTTCAGTAATACCAACTCTTAAGATTTTTTTAACTTCTTCTAAAGCTTGAAGAGAAATTTCACAAGCTTCTTTTACTTTTTGTCATTCTTCTTCATCTTTTTTAATTCTGAATTTTTGAGCTCTAGCATAAACAAATTCAGCTTTAGGTAGCATTTGTTTAAATGCTTCAAAAGTTTCTAATTTTAAATAATCTTCCTCAACAATAACTTTCTTGTAATTTTTCTTTTCTAAAAATTTTGATAAAGTACCTTTTTCTAATAAAATAACTTCAACATTTTTAGCATTTTTTGTACAATACTCAATGTAACGTCCATCAACAAATAAATATGCTTTATTAGGTTCAATAACTAAATATCCATCAGTTGTTTGAACACCTGCAAATCAAAGTCTAGTTTGTGGTGCTTCTGAGATATAAGCATCAGCTTTAGATTCTTTGAAATATTTTACTAATTCATCTTTTAACATTTTTAACTCCTTAAAATATTATTTTTCCTATATATAAAAATAAAGAAAGAAATTTTCTATTTCTTTTCTTTATGTGTTGTATGTGCATTACATTTTGCACAATATTTTGTAACTTCCATTTTGTCAGGATGCAATTTTTTATTTTTCTTAGTAATGTAATTTTCCATTTTACATTTTTCGCATCTTAAGGTAAGTCCTTCTCTTGGCATATTAATACCCTCCCTAAAATTAATATTAGAAATTTCTTTTAATTTTATAACATTTTACTCAAAAATTTCAGTTTTTGAGAAGTCAATTTGAATATTTGGATCTGTTTTTTCAGCCTCTACTGTAACAGTATTTGTTTTATCTTCATTTGATTTATCTTCATTATTATTTTCATTTCCATTTGAAGCTAAATTTTTATCATTATCATCTTTATTATCATTTGATTTATTGTCTTTTTTATCTTGATTAACATCCATTTCAAATGTATTGTTTTCACGAATATCTTTTTTAATGCCTTTCAAGTATTTAAACATATAAATAATTCCAGAAGTTCATGAAAATACTAATCCAATTAATAATGGTATGTTTACATAGAATAACAATATTGTATTTTCTGTTCCATCATCTTTTTTAGCATCAGTAAGTCAAGGGCCTGCAAATGCTAAAGCAATAATTGCTAAAGAAATTAAGATTGTTTTAATTTTTCCTCAAATATTAGCTTGAACCTTTATGTTTCTTTTAATAGCATAAATTCTTGTGCCATCAACTAAAATATCACGCACGATAAATAAAATAATAACTGGCAAATATGTCATTCTTGTAATTGCTAAAAAGATTAACATTAATGTTGTAGCTACTTTGTCAGCGATTGGATCAAAGATTTTTCCAAATGCAGTAATTGTTTTTGTTTTTCTAGCATAATAACCATCAACAAAATCAGTTATCATAGCAACTATAAAAATAATTACATTTAGTCAATATAAAATCGAATATGGTAATTTATGTCCTTTACCTTCTAAAGTAATACCATTGTAATAAAAAGTTGTTCCAGTAAGCCCCAAAGCAAATAATGTAGACATAATTGCAATAAATGGAATCATAAGCAAAAGTCTAGTAACAGTTAATCAATTAGCAATTCCAAATTTTTCTGTATAAACAGGTTTTTTGTCTTTCAATTTAATCTTGTTGTTTTTCATAATATTGTCTCCTAATTGATTGTTCTACTAAATTTAAATATTCAGTTTTGTGTTCACTTTCAGGAATTAATTTATATTCATCTTTGAAAAATTGAACTGTTTCTGGAATATTTGATTCTCATAAATTGCAATTATAGCTAGCAATTTTTGTAGCATGTTCTAAAAAGTTTTCATAAACTTTATTATCTGCAAATGATTTAGCAAAATCTTCTCTTTTTAGCAATTTTGCGGTTAATTTATTTGCTCCATTTTTTATATCTTTCATTTTAGTAGAGCCTATTGAAGGAACAAAATTTTTTAATTCATTTTCTGCATATTCAATGATTTTATAAAATGACATAACATAGTCATAATAAACTTTTTTGGTTTCTTCTTCTTTTTTTCTTAAGACTTTTAGTTCTTTTTTCTTTAGCAACTTTTTCTTCATAATTTTTCAAACGATGTAAAAAACCACAAATGCCAACAAAAGCCCTAAAATGACATAAATAGCAATACTTGCTGTACTATTTGACTTAGCTTGTGCTCCCATATTCTTATCCTATTTCATTTTTAGTTAAATTATTTTTGCTTTCAATAACACAAAATTATTAAAAATAATTTATATATTATAAACTAATTATCATTAATAATTATGATACTTTCAAAAGGTTCTAAATATTTAGGCAAAGATGCATAAATTTTGCTTACATAACTACTTGTAATTAATTTGTAGTTTCCATATTGTGGAAACAACCTTTTAGGTTTATTAGTTAAGTTATAAATAAATTTTAATGTTTGCTTATTGTATTTACGTTTGATAAATAAAATATCATTAATTTTTTTAACTGAAATTGAAGATTTATCAAGTGAATCTAAATAAGTTTTATCCTTAATAAAATTTGTTAAAAAAATGTAAAAGTTTAAGCAACTATTTGGATCATTTTGTTCAGTTTTAACATTGTTTGTATAGTAATTTAAAGCTGGTGAAAATTTTCACATATTATAATCACTGAAGCCACAAAAATCTGTATTGTTTCAGCTCATAATAACTTCCATATTTTCTTTTGATTGGTATTTTTTAGCTTCAAAATAAGCTTCTTTAGTTATTTTTTTGCTTTCATAATATCTTTTTTCTTCATTTTTTGCAAAATTGTTATTAAGTTCAATTCATTTTGCTCGATTTTGTCCAAGCTCAAATCCTGAATATAAACCAATCGAATTTTTTCCACTAAATAATGTTAGTAAAAATGAATTTGCAGCTTCATTCATATAAGCTTTTTCATCACCCCACATTGAATTTATCTTGCCTGATGCATCAGATTCTAGGCACATAATAATTCTTTTATCATGCATTGCGAATTTATATTCATTTAAAAATTTACTTAAATTTAAAGGCGTTTTTTTAGTATATGGTAATTCTATGTTGATGTTAATTAAAGAAAAAAGGTTTAAATATAAATAATCTGTATATTTAGTGTCATAACTTAAAATATTTTTAAAAAGTTGTTTATTAAAAGATTTAGGTTGCAAAATCATTATTGCATTGGTATTAATTCTTTTTAAAGTTTTATATAAATCTTCTAATTTTTCAAGGTTAGAATGTTTGGTAAATTCATCATATTTTAGTAAAATTTCAAAGTTTTTAAAAGTGAAACATCTAATTCCACATTCATTATAAAAATTAACAACTTTATCTAAATACAAAATGAAATTTGCTAAATCAACAATGTTGTTGTTTGGATCTATATTATTAATTAAGTATTTGCTTTGCAAACTATTTCATTCTATTTCTTTAGTAGTACTAAAAGAATCAGAATATAGTTCCATCATATTTTTTCAGTTTAAAAATAATTGTTTAATATCTTTTAAATCAATAATTGGACTTAACATAATGTTAGACTTTTGCATAGTTTGAACAATATTAATAAAATCTTGTAATGAACCATATTTGTTATTCACTTCATTAACATTAGTTACGTTTTGATATTGTTTTAAAACATCATCAATAAAAACAACATTAACGTTTAATGATTTTAAATAGTTTATTTTTTGTAAAAGTCCATTAAAATCACCAATACCATCACTATTGCTATCTTTAAATGTCTCTAATTTAAGTTCATAACTAATAATTTTTTTTAAATGATCCATATATACCTCTTTTTTATTGAAATAAATTTAACATAAAAGTTTCAATTCCAATGATTTCATCAACATATCCTAGCTTAATATCTTTATCTAATTTTGCTAATTTAATAGTTAATTTTTTTATTTTACTATAACCTATTTTTTCTAAAAAACTTCTTGTCAGTTTTAGTTTATATTCATTCATATTCAAAATCTTATTAATCTCAGCATCACTGCTATATTTATTTTTCAAAAAATATAACCATTGGGCATCATACAAAATGTTTGTCATTTGGCTTATGATTTGACTTGCACTAATTCCATAATTTAATTGTTCCTGTAACTTAGCAATAATTTCGCTAATGCTTGAATAGTCAATAAAAGCATTTGAAAACGCAAAGTCAATATTAGAACCAATATTTAATGTGTTATTTTGAATCATTTGAATAGTAATGTTCTTATTTAACAACATTAGTCTATCAATTTCATTATTAATAATTTGTAAGTCATTTGGTAAAGATAAAAGCAAAGTTGTTACTGTTCAAACATCAGTTTTTCCACCTTTTTGTTCAATCATTTTCGCAACAAATTGTGTTAATGCCCGGTCAGAAAGTTTTTTACAATCTATAACAACTGCATTATTTAATAAAAAATTAAAAACTTTTGAAGGTGTGAATGTTTTATCATATTTTGCAATATATTGAGTAAACACTATTTCAATATCATCATTTTTAGTTTCTAAAATATGAATAATTTCGTCTAATAAAGTAGGTTTAATCTTACTTTTTGCATTTAAAAAGTCAATATTTTGTAACACAATTATTTTTTTAGGACTAAAAATATCAACATCAAAAATTTCGCTCACAAATTTTTCAATGTCAATATCTATGCTGTAATTTATAACCCTAATTTCATGATTATTTTGCAGAGCAAAATTTTGCACAATTTCTCTGGTTTTTTGCTCGATAAAATAATTTTCATCACCTTTTATTAGATACATAAACTATATTATATATAATTAATTTTAGATTTAAGATTATGTTTTTATCCAAAGGGTTTAACAATGATTAATTGATATCCAGGCCATATGGCAAAAGCATTAAGGGAAATAAAAGAAAAGCAAAAACTTTTCGATCTTTTTATTATTATGCTTGATGCCCGTATCCCATTAAGCAGTTTTAATCCCGAAATTTTCAAGATTATTAATCAAAAGTCTATTTTATTCGTTGCAACAAAACTAGATAAAACTAACCAAGAAAAATCATTAAAATTGCTTAAATCATATGAAAAATATGGCAAAGTTATTCCATGTGATTTGAAAGCTAAAAATGCTTATCAAAAATTAAATAGTGCAATTAATTTTTATTATGAAAAACTTAAAGAAAAAAATTTAGCAAAAAATAAATTAACTCCTGCTTTAAAATGCATTGTTCTAGGCATTCCTAATGTTGGAAAAAGTACTTTAATTAATTTGCTCGCAAAAACAAGAAGTACTAAAGTTGGCAATATGCCTGGAGTTACTAAACATGAGCAATGAATTAATTGTAAAAATTATTTACTTTTAGATACTCCTGGAATTTTGATGCCTAAAATTGATAGTGACATAACTGGTGCTAAATTAGCAATAACTAATGCCATTAGAATTGAATCTTTAAATTTATATGAAGTAATTGTTGAAATGTATAAATTAATTTCTAATCAGGCACCTTATGTTTTACAAAAAATTAATTTATTGCCTGCATTTGATGAAGAAAATGTTTTTATTCAAATTAATCAATATGCAATTGCTAACAATATTGTGAAACAAAAAGGTGAAATTGACCTTAACAAGGCAATTAATTTACTAATTAAATTTTTTCAAAATTTGGATAATATAATTTATGATTAACTAATACTAATAGGAATAAATAATGGTTGATATAAAAAAGCTTGATAATTTTTTTTCAATTCTTAATAAAGATAGTAAAAAAATTTCTAAAATCAAATATGTTGCACTCGGAGATTCATTTGTTGCTGGCCATAATTCAAAAATTGGCTTTAATACAAATGGAAATTTAACAAAAGGTGAAATTTCTGGTTTGGGTTATCCAAGTTTTTTAGCATCATTATTGCAAAAAAATAGTGAACTTAGTTTAGAAGCATATGATAATTTAGCTTTGCCTTTATCAAATATTGATTTATGAATTGCCTTATTGACATTAGATAAAAAAGCAATTGTTGAAGCTCAAAATATTATTGATTTTATTCAAATTCAAGATTGAAATGTTTCAAATCCATTCAAAAACTTTTTTACTAATTATTTTAATAATTGAAATATTAAGAAAAATGATTTCAAAATTATTTATGATAAAGTTTGTGAAGCAAATTTTATTACTTTGTCTATTGGCATAATTGATTTAGTTTCAAATCTGCCATTTGGTGAAATTAAACATTTAATGAAAGCAAATGGTGCTGAAAAACCTTTAGTTTTAAATAAAACATTACAATTAATTGAAAATAGTGTTAAAAAAATTAGTGCTAAATTCGAAATTTTATTAAAAACATTAAAGAAGATTGCACCAAAAGCAAAAATTGTTGTTGTTCCTTATGTTAAACCTTTATTATTCTTCGAAAATGTTATTGAAGACTATTTTAATGCTTATATAGAAAAAAATGATTTGTCAATTTTTGATTATGCATTTAGAATGTTTGACAATATGC from Metamycoplasma salivarium harbors:
- a CDS encoding deoxyribonuclease IV; amino-acid sequence: MIKLGSHVAFKKPDYLVGSIKESLANNANCAMIYLGAPQTAARVNVDQYMLDEYFAEYAGKIAPKDIVIHAPYIINMASKTKSEFARNFLISEINRANQIGSQYIVLHPGSATDLDKNEALDQLIENLKFVLNRTENLIICIETMAGKGNEICTNFEDIMYVINNVNSKRIAICLDTCHVWDAGYNIKDYDDFKNILIEQNALKHIKVIHLNDSANAMGSHKDRHANIGNGFIGLEVLKKFVWDRDFDDLPIILETPYINNVFSPYKDEIALLLDK
- a CDS encoding aminopeptidase P family protein → MLKDELVKYFKESKADAYISEAPQTRLWFAGVQTTDGYLVIEPNKAYLFVDGRYIEYCTKNAKNVEVILLEKGTLSKFLEKKNYKKVIVEEDYLKLETFEAFKQMLPKAEFVYARAQKFRIKKDEEEWQKVKEACEISLQALEEVKKILRVGITELEVSNKLGYLMKVFGAEKEGFDSIVAFGANAAEPHHHPTNKKLTEGDIVKIDFGAQFAGWVSDITRTFFFGKPKNPDLVKILDTVIEAQRLGREMVKPGVTTVDVDKTCRDYIEKAGYGKFFTHSTGHGVGIDIHELPYVNSSIPTTLEEGMIITVEPGIYVENVGGARIEDTILVTKDGCRVLSRPEDYK
- the rpmG gene encoding 50S ribosomal protein L33, which gives rise to MPREGLTLRCEKCKMENYITKKNKKLHPDKMEVTKYCAKCNAHTTHKEKK
- the pgsA gene encoding CDP-diacylglycerol--glycerol-3-phosphate 3-phosphatidyltransferase; the protein is MKNNKIKLKDKKPVYTEKFGIANWLTVTRLLLMIPFIAIMSTLFALGLTGTTFYYNGITLEGKGHKLPYSILYWLNVIIFIVAMITDFVDGYYARKTKTITAFGKIFDPIADKVATTLMLIFLAITRMTYLPVIILFIVRDILVDGTRIYAIKRNIKVQANIWGKIKTILISLAIIALAFAGPWLTDAKKDDGTENTILLFYVNIPLLIGLVFSWTSGIIYMFKYLKGIKKDIRENNTFEMDVNQDKKDNKSNDNKDDNDKNLASNGNENNNEDKSNEDKTNTVTVEAEKTDPNIQIDFSKTEIFE
- a CDS encoding MHJ_0274 family protein — translated: MGAQAKSNSTASIAIYVILGLLLAFVVFYIVWKIMKKKLLKKKELKVLRKKEEETKKVYYDYVMSFYKIIEYAENELKNFVPSIGSTKMKDIKNGANKLTAKLLKREDFAKSFADNKVYENFLEHATKIASYNCNLWESNIPETVQFFKDEYKLIPESEHKTEYLNLVEQSIRRQYYEKQQD
- a CDS encoding alpha-amylase family glycosyl hydrolase; the protein is MDHLKKIISYELKLETFKDSNSDGIGDFNGLLQKINYLKSLNVNVVFIDDVLKQYQNVTNVNEVNNKYGSLQDFINIVQTMQKSNIMLSPIIDLKDIKQLFLNWKNMMELYSDSFSTTKEIEWNSLQSKYLINNIDPNNNIVDLANFILYLDKVVNFYNECGIRCFTFKNFEILLKYDEFTKHSNLEKLEDLYKTLKRINTNAIMILQPKSFNKQLFKNILSYDTKYTDYLYLNLFSLININIELPYTKKTPLNLSKFLNEYKFAMHDKRIIMCLESDASGKINSMWGDEKAYMNEAANSFLLTLFSGKNSIGLYSGFELGQNRAKWIELNNNFAKNEEKRYYESKKITKEAYFEAKKYQSKENMEVIMSWNNTDFCGFSDYNMWKFSPALNYYTNNVKTEQNDPNSCLNFYIFLTNFIKDKTYLDSLDKSSISVKKINDILFIKRKYNKQTLKFIYNLTNKPKRLFPQYGNYKLITSSYVSKIYASLPKYLEPFESIIIINDN
- the holA gene encoding DNA polymerase III subunit delta, with the protein product MYLIKGDENYFIEQKTREIVQNFALQNNHEIRVINYSIDIDIEKFVSEIFDVDIFSPKKIIVLQNIDFLNAKSKIKPTLLDEIIHILETKNDDIEIVFTQYIAKYDKTFTPSKVFNFLLNNAVVIDCKKLSDRALTQFVAKMIEQKGGKTDVWTVTTLLLSLPNDLQIINNEIDRLMLLNKNITIQMIQNNTLNIGSNIDFAFSNAFIDYSSISEIIAKLQEQLNYGISASQIISQMTNILYDAQWLYFLKNKYSSDAEINKILNMNEYKLKLTRSFLEKIGYSKIKKLTIKLAKLDKDIKLGYVDEIIGIETFMLNLFQ
- the ylqF gene encoding ribosome biogenesis GTPase YlqF: MINWYPGHMAKALREIKEKQKLFDLFIIMLDARIPLSSFNPEIFKIINQKSILFVATKLDKTNQEKSLKLLKSYEKYGKVIPCDLKAKNAYQKLNSAINFYYEKLKEKNLAKNKLTPALKCIVLGIPNVGKSTLINLLAKTRSTKVGNMPGVTKHEQWINCKNYLLLDTPGILMPKIDSDITGAKLAITNAIRIESLNLYEVIVEMYKLISNQAPYVLQKINLLPAFDEENVFIQINQYAIANNIVKQKGEIDLNKAINLLIKFFQNLDNIIYD